From a single Phacochoerus africanus isolate WHEZ1 chromosome 11, ROS_Pafr_v1, whole genome shotgun sequence genomic region:
- the LOC125112086 gene encoding tripartite motif-containing protein 64C-like — translation MDSEGFMHTFQNELKCSICMNYFIDPVTTDCGHSFCRPCLYLCWEEEQAPKSCPECRAVSEKPDFKTNIVLKRLASLARQARASHSSSSEEQLCGTHREAKGLFCEADKTLLCGPCSEGPEHAAHSHSPVQWAAEERREMLLKRMDSLWKMTQEMQNNLNQETKKIRSLEDYVILRKVMIKLQYQRMHLFLREEEQFHLEALEKEAKETGQDLKESAFRMTQQKETLKDMYSMLTELCRSPATELLQVRRGTELVQMQNPQPVNPELTCWPVTGMLEMLNNFRAENVLNQKMNIHSVRLSEDEARVVFEDAPHGASSEPPSEERFVAWGAQAFTSGRHYWEVDVTRSSNWILGVCKDVWTSDTDISVDSEDAFLLFSMKVNDQYTLSTNSPPLIQYVQRPLGRVGVFLDYDNGTVSFYDVCKGSLICSFLPSSFSSPLRPYLFFSSP, via the exons ATGGATTCAGAAGGATTCATGCACACCTTCCAGAATGAACTCAAATGCTCCATCTGCATGAACTACTTCATAGACCCCGTCACCACAGACTGTGGGCACAGCTTTTGCCGTCCCTGCCTGTACCTCTGCTGGGAGGAAGAACAAGCCCCAAAGAGCTGCCCCGAGTGCAGGGCAGTGTCAGAGAAaccagatttcaaaaccaatattGTACTCAAGAGGCTGGCTTCCCTTGCCAGACAGGCCAGAGCTtcccacagcagcagctctgaggaGCAGCTCTGTGGGACACACAGAGAAGCGAAGGGGCTCTTCTGCGAAGCTGACAAGACCCTGCTGTGTGGCCCCTGCTCTGAAGGCCCAGAACATGCTGCTCACAGCCACAGTCCCGTCCAGTGGGCTGCTGAGGAACGCCGG GAGATGCTTCTAAAGAGAATGGACTCTTTATGGAAAATGacccaagaaatgcaaaacaatCTGAATCAGGAAACGAAGAAAATCCGGTCATTGGAG GACTATGTGATCTTAAGGAAGGTGATGATTAAACTTCAATACCAGAGGATGCATCTGTTTCTCCGGGAGGAGGAGCAATTCCACCTGGAGGCGCTGGAGAAAGAGGCGAAGGAGACTGGCCAGGACCTCAAGGAGAGTGCTTTCAGAatgactcagcagaaagaaaCCCTGAAAGACATGTACAGCATGCTGACTGAGCTGTGCCGCAGTCCTGCCACGGAGCTGCTCCAGGTGAGAAGGGG GACTGAATTGGTACAGATGCAAAATCCTCAGCCAGTGAACCCAGAGCTCACTTGCTGGCCTGTTACTGGGATGCTGGAGATGCTGAACAACTTCAGAG CGGAGAACGTTCTGAATCAGAAGATGAACATTCACAGCGTGAGGCTCTCTGAGGACGAGGCGAGGGTGGTGTTTGAAGATGCCCCCCACGGCGCGTCCAGCGAGCCCCCGAGCGAGGAGAGATTTGTGGCCTGGGGGGCTCAGGCCTTCACCTCCGGGCGGCATTACTGGGAGGTGGATGTGACCCGGTCCTCCAATTGGATCCTGGGAGTCTGCAAAGACGTCTGGACGAGCGACACTGACATCAGTGTTGACTCTGAGGAtgcctttcttctgttttctatgAAAGTCAATGATCAATATACTCTCTCCACCAACTCCCCACCCTTAATTCAGTACGTGCAAAGGCCCCTGGGTAGGGTTGGAGTGTTTCTGGATTATGACAATGGGACCGTGAGCTTCTATGATGTTTGCAAAGGCTCCCTCATATgtagttttcttccttcctccttctcctcccctctgaGGCCTTATCTTTTCTTTAGTTCCCCATAA